In Syntrophomonas wolfei subsp. wolfei str. Goettingen G311, a single window of DNA contains:
- the fliI gene encoding flagellar protein export ATPase FliI translates to MNKAPALPLEKYLDALDKTTTCQLKGRISQAIGLTIEATGPRVRMGELCFLQTNYSDRQLVPAEVVGFKDKKILLMPLGNLEGIGPGSELLASGTTLRVQVGMELVGRVLNGLGEPIDDRGRIKSETTYPVTNQPPSPLKRKRITEVLQVGVKAIDGLVSIGKGQRMGILAGSGVGKSTLIGMIARNTEADINVIALIGERGREVREFLERDLGEEGLGKSVVVVATSDQPALVRLKGAFVATSIAEYFRDQGKDVLFLMDSVTRFALAQREVGLAIGEPPATRGYTPSVFAMLPKLLERAGTSEKGTITGLYSVLVEGDDLNEPITDAVRGILDGHIALSRSLAAMNLYPAIDVGQSISRVMIDIASPKHIKNANRFRSILATYEEARDLIDIGAYKKGSNPRIDESIALIDKCQNFIRQDIYDEANITTTLENLEEAVRL, encoded by the coding sequence ATGAATAAAGCGCCGGCTCTTCCGTTGGAAAAATACTTGGATGCACTGGACAAAACCACCACCTGCCAGCTTAAAGGCCGGATATCGCAGGCTATCGGCCTGACCATTGAAGCTACCGGCCCCCGGGTAAGAATGGGGGAACTCTGCTTTTTACAAACCAATTATTCCGATCGCCAGCTGGTTCCAGCGGAAGTAGTTGGTTTCAAAGATAAGAAGATACTGCTCATGCCTCTGGGCAATTTGGAAGGCATTGGCCCGGGTAGCGAATTGCTGGCCAGCGGAACTACTCTGAGGGTTCAAGTGGGAATGGAACTGGTGGGCCGGGTTCTTAATGGATTGGGTGAACCGATTGACGACAGAGGCAGGATAAAGTCCGAGACTACTTATCCGGTGACCAACCAACCCCCCAGTCCCCTGAAAAGAAAACGCATCACTGAAGTTTTGCAGGTAGGGGTAAAAGCCATCGATGGTCTGGTTAGCATAGGCAAAGGCCAGAGAATGGGAATACTGGCGGGCAGTGGAGTGGGTAAGAGTACCTTGATTGGGATGATTGCCCGCAATACGGAAGCTGATATCAATGTTATTGCTCTTATCGGGGAGCGGGGGCGTGAAGTCCGGGAGTTTTTGGAGCGCGACCTGGGGGAAGAAGGCCTGGGAAAATCTGTAGTAGTAGTAGCAACATCGGATCAGCCTGCCCTGGTTAGATTGAAAGGTGCCTTTGTCGCTACCAGTATTGCCGAATACTTCCGTGACCAGGGTAAAGATGTACTATTCTTGATGGATTCCGTAACCCGTTTTGCCTTGGCCCAGCGTGAAGTTGGCCTGGCCATTGGTGAGCCGCCGGCTACCAGGGGCTATACTCCTTCAGTGTTTGCCATGCTGCCTAAACTCTTGGAGAGAGCAGGTACTTCGGAAAAGGGAACCATTACCGGACTGTATTCCGTGCTGGTGGAGGGTGATGACCTGAATGAACCAATAACTGATGCGGTACGGGGAATATTGGATGGACATATTGCCTTAAGTCGAAGCCTGGCGGCCATGAATCTCTACCCGGCTATTGATGTGGGGCAGAGCATAAGTCGTGTTATGATTGATATAGCATCTCCAAAACATATCAAAAACGCCAACCGCTTCAGGAGCATACTGGCCACCTATGAAGAAGCTCGGGACCTCATTGATATTGGGGCCTATAAGAAGGGCTCCAACCCTCGCATAGATGAATCTATTGCCTTGATTGATAAATGCCAAAACTTTATTAGACAGGATATCTACGATGAAGCCAATATAACTACCACTTTGGAAAACCTGGAAGAAGCTGTTCGTCTATAG
- a CDS encoding flagellar export protein FliJ, which produces MKAFRFRLQTKLEICTRQEQIAWEEMQSRLKERELLLEELQYRERRLLAVEEEIRQDSCKAQGFQALLLKREFVPVLVMQIVQAEQNLSQAEARVEEARVLLLERKRETSTLEKLKERAWQEYLLELQQEEQKIIDEIAINNHFRRDLA; this is translated from the coding sequence ATGAAAGCATTTCGTTTTAGATTGCAGACCAAACTGGAGATTTGCACCCGCCAGGAACAAATAGCCTGGGAAGAAATGCAGAGCCGCCTTAAGGAACGCGAGCTCTTGCTGGAGGAATTACAGTACCGGGAGCGAAGGTTGCTGGCAGTGGAAGAAGAAATAAGGCAGGATAGCTGCAAAGCTCAAGGGTTTCAAGCCCTGTTGCTTAAGAGAGAATTCGTTCCTGTACTCGTAATGCAGATAGTACAGGCAGAACAAAACCTGTCCCAGGCCGAAGCCAGAGTGGAAGAAGCCCGGGTACTGCTGTTAGAAAGAAAGCGAGAAACCAGTACCCTGGAAAAATTAAAAGAACGGGCCTGGCAGGAATACCTTTTAGAACTCCAACAGGAGGAACAAAAGATTATTGATGAAATAGCTATCAACAATCATTTTCGCAGGGATCTGGCTTAA
- a CDS encoding MotE family protein yields MKKIKILLVFLSLLVLLGGGYYLLLYVNLLSAPAFLKNAPLLGNFVSRSSEQVSRLQYEEAFKQKEKAMTENQKLRQTLQNKAEEMENTRKSLADLKKKLKLSEQEDDNLKEEIAQLNSEILDLKSKQESKTAAYKDMAAYFSEMKAKTAADILSRLDDEDVIGIFSQMENDTVAELMQNMDAARAARISKKMLVAAP; encoded by the coding sequence TTGAAAAAAATTAAAATTTTGCTGGTTTTTTTATCACTTCTGGTTTTGCTGGGCGGAGGCTATTACCTTCTGCTCTATGTAAACCTGCTTTCAGCCCCGGCTTTTCTGAAAAATGCGCCTCTCTTGGGTAACTTTGTCTCTCGGAGCTCGGAACAGGTCTCCCGGCTTCAGTATGAAGAAGCCTTCAAGCAAAAGGAAAAGGCTATGACGGAGAACCAGAAATTACGCCAGACCCTGCAGAATAAAGCAGAGGAGATGGAAAATACCAGAAAGAGCTTGGCTGATTTAAAGAAAAAGCTCAAACTTAGCGAGCAGGAAGACGATAATCTTAAAGAGGAGATTGCTCAGCTCAATAGTGAAATACTGGACTTGAAAAGCAAGCAGGAAAGCAAAACCGCCGCCTACAAGGATATGGCTGCCTATTTCAGCGAAATGAAGGCCAAAACAGCCGCCGATATTCTATCCCGCTTGGATGATGAGGATGTAATAGGGATTTTCAGCCAGATGGAAAATGATACGGTGGCCGAGTTGATGCAGAATATGGATGCTGCCAGAGCGGCTCGGATAAGCAAGAAAATGCTGGTGGCAGCACCCTGA